The Lonchura striata isolate bLonStr1 chromosome 6, bLonStr1.mat, whole genome shotgun sequence nucleotide sequence TAACACAAACAGCATCATTAAATTGATTGCCCTTATTGGCACGTGCTTTGGAATAGCACATATCTGAGAGGGGAGGTGGACAGTGAATCACCTGGCTAACAGCACTTATCCTGAGAGTGGCCCCACCTGAATGAATAAATGGGGTCAGTGTAGAACTGATCCCTTATGCCAAGAACAAGGAAAGAAGTGATGACCCTCATGGAGAGCAGTTCTTGAATTATTTTCCTGAGTGAATAAAAGGTTGGTTTGGCAGGGAGTGTTTTCCTTGCTGTTCTCCTTGTTCTCAGACTTACCAGCAGTAAAGGTGGCTTGGAAACCAAAAGCTGTGTGGGCACCATCTGTGATGAACTCTACGAGCATAAGATTACTAGAAGCAACTACGCCACTGGGGATCTTTGATCCACAGGTCTTGTCCATTAGAACTGGAGAAGACTTGCTGGATCCATCATAGATTTTAACATAATCACCCTGACAGCCTCTAGTTTTTTGAAGCTGAAAGGCTTGAAAGTACAGGGAAACctggaagggaagagaaaatcagtttttaatATATAAGTATACTTCTTTCATGGAATGTCCTTTAAAACAGACAGAACCTAAACCGTAACCAAGCATGGACTCACAGACTAGAACTGCTtacccagctttgcctctcttCCCCTGAAGTTGCAGGGTTCAGATGTAATCACTGAATGCTCCCATGCTCAAGGAGCTTTGTCTTGGTTTTGCAAGGCCGAAGCCCAGCTTGTGGACGTTTTTCAAAATCACAGCTCTGAAATGTCCTTGCCTATACCTGGCTTAAGCACATACCTCTCTAGAAGCAGAGAATATTCTGAAATTTTTCTCATCTGGCAACTGCTGTACAGAGTACAAGATGCTTAACGTAGAAAGAAGTTCAGCCATATTTCAAGACCACTATTAACCTGTGTTTACCTTTCTAGATCGGGTTCGGATGAGCCAGACACAGTTGGTGTTATCTGAGTAATTCCTTGGGTAGTTGGCAGATCTCAATGACCCAGAAGGTCCATCAAGAATAGTGCTGCAGCGACCTGAGGGAAAAATGCTTGTTTCAGGATTGCAGAAGATTTCAGTCATTCACAGCTACAATCTCTTCAGAATGGACTGATCACTGTTTTCTGATCTACAAGCATTCATTTAGAGTACTAGTACATCTTCATTAAAAGGAGGAATCATGTTGTCCTAATTTTCACATAATGCATCAAAGAGTAAAGTAGTGCTCTGAAAAGCATCCATTTTTATGGATTATCTCTGTCATTTATCAAGAGATATCCTTCTGCAACTTTGTAAAGAGTGAGAGCTTTCAATTCACTGCAGTTGGTGCCACTGTTTCCATTGAGAAGGGGAAGTGATGTCAAAAGAGTCAAGCACAAATATGATGCCCCTGCAATGCTTAAATTCTAATCTTAGGAGGAGCACTTGGAGTGCAAGAGGCTCTTTTGGGATTTATAGTTGTCTGCTGAACTGGAAGAAACCAAATTATTCCATTGAAGTTTAAAATGCGGTATGCAGTTAGTCCAGTTGCATAGCAGCCACTTATGCTAATACCAAATGTGTTTAGCAAATTTAATTTAGAGGCAGCTTCCATTTTCTCACTAATCACAATGTGCCTCCAGTTTCACCTTTGTATTCCCTCCTGGAGTAACCCTAGTGGGAACCAGGAATTCATGAGAATAGTCTCACAGTCTGATGAGAAACTGCTGTCTCTGCCATGTGCTCAAATCTAAGTTAAAGATAACAGGGTGGCCTGGATATACTTACTGCAGTTGTAAAGTTTGTTGATTTTGGCCACATCCAAGTTGCTCATCCCTTGTCTCTGTCCAATATGTACTGATCCATCAGGAATTGGTATAATAGTTGCTTTCCCAGTGGTGTTGGTGAATGTGTATCTGAAAAGACCCATGAGAAACAATGTTCTCTTAGCACCATAACTTCTTTCAGGATTCAGTAGGATGCTTTGGAGGGAGAACAAGAACTGTACATAAGCTGTTCCTGTGGCTAATAGTGCTGTTAAAACTGGCCTCATTGAGATGTCCACCAGTAAGAAGAGTCAATGCCCAGATGCTCTCCTTTGCTCCCAAGCCCAGTAGCAGAGGGCTCCCTAATGGAAAGCTAAGGGACAGTGTATCCCAGTCCTAGGGAGCAGCTGGTCTGAACTGATCCATGGTGTTTTCCTCAGAAGGAGAATTGGGGAAACTGGTAGTTAGGAGAGAGTTATGATAGAAAGTAATTCTGATGTAAGACTTGCATTCCTAAAATAATAATGCCATGCTGCTACTTACGGGCCATAGTGCATTACTGAGGTATAGTCATATGGAAGATCCAGGTTATTGGAGTTTTCAAATTTCTTGAAGTCCGGTCTGTCAGCTGTAATATATGATATTGTACTTAGAAAATGCTTCCTACCTACTCCCTTTGGGAGAAGGGGGATCTGGGAGCAGTAGGATGTGTCTACACCACTTCCTACATTGAGGAGTTCAAAGTACTTACGAGGACTGATGTACTCCCACATGATCTTTACATGTTTATCTCTGTCACTTCGAGAGTGCTCGTGCAAAAAGCCCAGAGCATGCTCCAGCTCATGCTGAATTACTCCTTTCCACATGCAGCCTCCTTTCATCACAGAGACAGTCTGTCCACCTCCTACTTTCCCATAGTTGGACCAGCAGCTGAGAGAGGCATTGAACAACAACAGAAGACTTATGGGATGTTTATTGGCAGACAGGCAAAGAGGCAGAACAGAGAAGCTTGCTTCACACCTCTTGTGGGAGTGGAAGGATTCCTCTCTGCCCACTGTGACAGTCAGAGTGTACAGAGGCAGAAGTTACCATGGCATATAAAAGAACGAAGCATATGATCACTGCTAAATCTTTCTGGGATACTTTTTTTAGCACAGAGGCTCCTGAATTCTGACCTTACCATGACTTTAACTCCcttgaaataacatttttttttttcaaaatcctAGACAGTATCAGAGCTGGAGATAAGAAGGAAATAATACATTCAAGCTAAGTGTTGAACAATTTTCTCATAAACTGTAATTCTGAACTTGATGGCCAACAGTGTGATTCAGAGAACTGTTGGTTTTGTAAGTTGAAACTAGTTTACTTTTGTAAGTAGGACCTACAGTATTCAATATATATTGTGCTGAACTGTGCACTATACCACACAAAAACATGAGCTTAGATATTCTTTCCCCCTTAATGGTGGTTTTCCATGATTTGTATTATTTCAGTGTCTGCAGTGAGTTCCTGATGTACCTGATGAACCCTTGAACTAGTAAGGTACCCAAGAAAGACACCTTGGCACTGTGATAAAACAAAAGCCTCTCTGAGGTCACACAGAATCAGTGTAGAAAAGGATTGAAAAAGAGAGTAGAAATAACTTGTTAATTTATCATTCAACTCACCCATCAGCAGATCTAATACTGAGGTAGTCACGTTCTGCCTTGCGCTTCACAAAATTAATACAAGTCAGTGCTTCAAATTCTGCCATGGCATCATGAATTCCTTTTACATGGCTCTCCTCTGGGGAAGAGAGTGTTAATTTTAGAGGTCACAAGCAGACGTTAGCAGATACCATTAAAATCTCACATAATCTCAAAAACAGGGTAAATGAGGGACAGAAATATTAGTCTagattctttctttctttctttttttttttttttttattttcagtactGAATTTTGTTTAAGATTTTAACAGCCTGGCACAATATCCTCATTATCCAGATATTTGTCCAAATGTATTCAGGTGCCTCTTTTTTCAGCAACTTATTCTTAATTATAGTAGCTATTTTTGATGTATCTTGTTTGACACTTGGAGACAATTAAGGGAAGCTGATGAAAAGCAAATCATTGAAGCTCCACTGTAATAGTCATGAACTGTATAAAGGAAGGTGTTCTGGAAGACACTATTAGAGGGAAAGGTTATTGCTATCTCTAGAGATCAGTCCCAAAACATGATGCAGGCAAAATGTCTCAAGAAATATTTCTCGTTCAGGTCCTTGTGACTTAAAATTTATCTATGCTTGCATAGCACAAGTAAATCCTTAGAATTGATTTGTTCAACTGTTTGCATGCTCACTCAATGTAAGTTTCTCTCTGAAGAGTATTGAAGAAAAcccattacaaaaaaaatatatttaaaccCACCATAAGCAGGATCCAATTCATAGGGAATTCGAACAATCCCATCACTGGACTGGGGCCAGTTGCAATGACGACAGTTGATGGCACTGCGACTCCTTCGTGGAACTATGTCACCTTCCTGCAAGAACTGAGAGCTGTCTGGTGAGAGAGAAAGGGTGGAAACATTTGAGCCATAAGTTGCTGGACACCTGCTAAGCACACTTGGAAAAACAAGCAATGGCAACAGTAAGAAGGATGTTTTAGTTTGGTACTAATTTAATTAACAGTGTCACATCTTGTAACACTGAATGAATGGCATCAAATATCTCCCCAGGAAGGTGCTGGGCAAAAGCAGAAGGTGCCAATAAGGAAGCCCAAGAAGGTGGGCAAACCAAAAAGAGGAGTGTTGTCAGGAGAAAACTGTAGGAATATTTGGTGTCCCTTTCTACTTTACTTCAAGTCTTTACTTGAATGACTCTTGGAGTCATGTGAGAAACAAGCTGATAGATCAGGGAATGTTTGGAAGGATTGGGGAAGAGGAAATCTGGAGCAGTGAGAATGGAATTGATTGCAGCTTATCCAGGAGTCTGCACTGCAAAGCCATATGATTGCTCTATGCAAGCAATGCTTCATTCAAAAAAAAGGTTGTTAAATAGCAAAGCATACAAATACCCACATTCTTTTTATGTCCAAAGAATGACAAAGATGTTGAAAGCTAAAGCTGAAGAAACTGTGTGAATAGTTTTTAGTTGCCTCCACACCTGGGAGCATCTTCAGTACTGACACAATAGCTTGAAATGCTATAGGGCCTCAGCAGACCACAGCGTAATCCCAGTGGTATCTCTTACATGGTCGTGTGTATGATGGGAAACACATTTGCACAGATTGTGGTAAGACATTGTACCTCCCACATCACCTTAAAGCAACAAAGACAGCCCCCTTATAGACAGGATTTTGGTGGCATTACCTTTGTTCACTTTCAgaattttgttaaaaatatcttcatcctcctcatcaGTCTCTGTAGGCAAAGGAGATTCTGTGCAGAAACACAAGAGTATCACTTTCTCATTCCCAGAGGAAATATGAATCCTGATTTTTTACTCTGATGATGTATGATTTTTCCAGTGATGCATGTAAAACTTAGACAGCCTATTTAGGGACTGAGAGGGATGTTCACTCATGTAGATATTTGTTCACTGAGACATTCTTGAGAATCTCCTAGATGCAGTTATTTTAGCATTAATCTAGTCCCAAGAGCAATTCTCcttcaattatttcattctcttttttttttttttttcccctagccATCATATTTTCAGGCCTGAGATGGcacagttttgattttttatgAGCAACTCACACTCAAATCCCCAGCATAAGATACCAGAAACAATAATGCATGGAGAGCAGTCCTGCTACTTCTTGCTGGACACGATGACCTCTTGAAAAATCCTCAAAACCAATGAAATTACAGGTTGGACTTATGTCCCCACCAAGCCTAGCATGAGGGACTCATAGGCCTTGCTAACAAATTCAGCCAACTCTGCATTATGCAACAAGTCTTGACATCAATTAAAAGCAGAAACACATGACCTCTGTGCTTCTAACCTTTAGAAGTGACTTAATTCAAGACATAACTTAAGCAGAGCTATTTTTAGCAGAAGTAACAGCTGAGTTTTTTAGCAAGGCCAAGATTGGCCAAAAACACAATACTTTGATTTGCATGAAGCACTGTGGTGAGTGCATTCATTTAAAATTCCTCATAAAGGTTAATTTGTGTTAAGCCTGTGTTATTTTCTGAACTAACTGAGTAGATAACAATCAGTATATCCCCTCAAATATGTACTTGTAGATGGAACAATACATACCATATATATTCTCCTCTGTAGTAACCTGCAAGAACAATACATCAATATAATCTCACAATTTATAATGtaacattaaattaaataataaaacatataaattgCCAACAGTGTCCAGGCTACCATTGCTACCATTGGCAGTATCTTTCACCAATGCAGCTTTTATATACTGTGCCATGTGTAAAGAAGTACCACAGGGTGGTAGATGCTCTTCTTTGGTACCTTAGCAAATAGGGATATCATAAAGGCAAATGCAATATGAAGTGTGGAATAAGGTTCAGATACACTCTGATGCATGGTTGGGCAAAGAAGACTTTGTTGCACAGGTGTAGATATAGCTGGAGTACAAGAGTCCTGACCTTACTTTCCACAGTGTTGGACCCCAAAATGATCAGAAGATCTGAATTAGCTTTCCTTACCTCAGTAGGTTCTATtgctgcaaaaagaaaaaaaaaaaaaaaaaaaaaaaaaaaaaaaaaaaaaaagagacaagcaTCAGACTCTGAATGCAACTTCACAGTGTTCAAAGCATGGATGGACCTCCTCAGCCATGGGAATGCCTTTGGCAGATCCCTTGGAGTACACCATCTGATGCACaggcacagaaattaaaaagatatttaatCAAACAACTGTTAAAATTATGAGTAGGCTGTGCTGAGGAACAGATCTTGATCATTTGCCATCTAAGAATCAACAAAGTGTTTTATCAGTTTCAGTGtggaaaatttcaaaataaatcagTGACGAAAAAATGCTTTGTCCCCAGACTTCTCTGCAAAAGCTGCAGGCTAACTAGCTCAACAATATCTCCTGTTTCACAGTGTCAAACAATAAGGTTATAAAATGTGATGGAGGCTATGATTTAGCATGGGGAAAATAATCTCAGCTTCATTATGCACCTGACAGCAGCATGGTACCACTCTGAGTCCTAAGGTGCCTTTCTACTGTGGTGCCTTCTGATTTTTACCAAATACGAGATTCTAGATACAAAACAGAAGTGAAACTCTGACCTGATGTACACATTTCTATCTTAATTTTTATAATATCAAAAAAGTTTAAAACTTGGAAGGACCTTCGGATGTCATAAGTTTGTCTGCTTTCCCTAAGGCAGAAACAGTTTTATCTGTATTATTCCTGACCACAGTTTGTTTGACCAGTTCTTAAGTATGATGGATATGTTGCAAGCCTATCTGGCAATCTCTTCCAGTTTCCTAATAATTGCAGTCTTCCTTGTCAAAGTATGAAACAATTTTGGTTTTCCTAGTTAACACTGAAACAGAGAACACTCATGTAAACAGTCATTATTTCCAAGCCCATCTGTGCCCCAAATTTtactataatttttttcagtaaaaaatatGCCAAACTATATCGCCCCTTGCAGCACCATTCCATTTTCATAATTATTGCTCAAACATAGTAAGAAGATGTCTTCATTTTCGGACTCTATCTAGGACCTGCAACAGAATTACTTTTATTGAGCCAAAAAGACTTCAGTCCGTGTTTTCACACTGTTATTTCAGTTACATGGCAATGGGAGTCCACTGCAATGATGGTGGTTTATTATAGAAAAATTCAGTCAGTTCCCACCAGCTGCATCAGAGAGATCCATGGCGACTAAAAACATTCTGCAGGGAAGAGTATTTTTGAGATGGGTTGACTGGATCCAGAATTTATGTACCCAAGAGGCACTTGATTAATTGAGTAGTCAAAGTCAGTGAAATTAGGCTCCAGATTCCTAGGCACATAAAGCCTTCAACTTCTTTTTAAAACTCAAATGAGACACCACAGAAGGCGTCTGCCATCTCCTTGATGAAATGAACATCTGGTGTGATAGGGCTTTCAAAATTATACAGCTCACATTTCCCTACACTCTAAATACTGAAAGAAGTCTCAAAAGGCACAAAACCCAGTAACAATGATAAATTAAAACTCATTGTATGCATTTGTCCCAATAAGCCTGCAACCTTTAATCTGAAAAACTGACTACCTTGAACTTGAGCAAGTGTATCCCTTGGTCCCTTCTAAATATACTGAGTAATAATTTAACATCTCTTTTTTCCCATGCATAAATGACAGTTCAAAAGCAGAATTTGTCAATTTTCTTTTGTCACTGACTTGCTCTATGTCAAGAAAATTTTCCCAAGGTGTCTTCTTTTTGCACACATTACACCCAGCCTGTTAGTTTCTTGCCGTAGTTAAAGTCTGCCTACAGTTTTATTTCCATCGACCTCTGAAGGTTTGCAATTATCTCCTTGTATTTTGCCAGTTAACAAAAGCTGTTCAGCTAAGCCTGTTCCAAACCAGAACAAAGCAAAGCTTTCTTTGATGCCTGACATCTTTCTCATACAGCTGAACTGAGGTAGGCAAGGAGGCAAATGATTAGCAGTCCTATAACATTCAACTTAGTGAAAAGGTATCAAGATgtctaattaaaattttatttcaagccTGTGAAAGCACATCTAAATTAACCTAATAAACCATGCCCCAAAAGTCTGTGTAAAACACATCTTTGTAAAAACACATCTGCACTCAGCTCAATAACAAGTTATGAAACATAGCCTTATTCAAAAGGCCTGTCAGTGCTTTCACATGCTCTAAAAGCAAGTCAAAACCaagaatattttaaacagtCAAGAAACAACAGGTGCTTTTAAAATGCACTATAAATCCTACTTACTTGTTGTGCTGTTTTCATAGTTGTCCTGCAAAACCAACAGGTAAAAGGCATTATACTTCCACAGCTGACAAATGCGGCAACAATATTATCAAAATCAGGATGAACGGAGGAACTAAATCGTTACATTGCCTTTATTTATTATAGCACTAATATTTTCTTGCAGAAAATGTATCGAAGTGGGCCTTCACAGCTTCACTGCAGGAAGAACAGACCAGCTGGACGCTGGGGCACAGCTGCACGGGGCTGCTCTCACCTGAATAGGGAAGCCCAGGGCCGCGGGAAGCAGAAGCGCGGCGCAGAGCAGGGACCGCTTCAGCTCCATCGCACCGCCGGGGCGAGCCCTTATCTCGCACCCGGCAGCGCTGCCGCTAGATATAGCAGCAGAGCCTGCTCTGCCCGGGCCGGGAAACCCTGCCCAGCCAATGGGAATCCCAGCAGGAAGcaaactcctgctgctgccccaaaCTCCAGCCGCTTTCGCCCCTGGGCATCTCCCGGCGctgcgctcccgccgccgccgggagcATCCCCAGGCCTCCCGCGGTCATTCGTGCTGCTCTCTAGAGCTGGCTCGGCCTCATGCTTGGGCTGCCATGCACTTCCTCTGCTTCGTAGAGGATCTCTCCTGAAATCTTGGGTTTGACTCTTACCACACAGGAAGCCCTTGTTCCTGCATAACTCTCCAGAGAAATGGATTGTTAGGATTTCACAGGGTAGGtgacttttttctttatgtCACTGAGATTACAGAAGGCCATGACATTATTGTGCTGCTTTGAAATATAGAACACGTCTACCCAGTGATCTTATGACTGTGTCTTCCCTGAGACAGCTTTTGGTTCTATAAGTagagatttttggtttttcctgtGTGTTTCTTGATGTTTCACCACGTCAGGAGCGTCTCCTGTGTTCCACTGTTTCTGGCAGCCTGGCAGTTATAGGTGCCCTTATGAGTTTTGTGACCAGCAAccagagcaggggaaaagagagcagcagcataAGCAGCACTTACTCATTTTGAGACTGATTAACAGATTTGCTTTGCTGGAGTGCACTTGTCCAGAAGTAGAGCGGAGTTGTCTAGAGAATGCAGTGAGCAGATCTAGCAAGAAATACTTGTAGGAGGCAAACCTGCCTCTTATCACAGCAACCTCTTCTCACAGCAAAGCTCTACTTACTGAACCATTTGCTGAAGCTGCTGTAGCTGGGAATGCATCTGGTCTCTGATACACTTTTGGTTTGTGTCAAAGTATATTTTCCATGCATGGAAAAGGAAGCTGAATTATAAAATGCACTGATTCTGCCTCTAGACCATGCTAGTGCTCAGATACTCTCAGAGTAAGTTCTAAACCCACTTATTCCTTATTTCTGTACTGATGTTCTAGAAATTCTCCATGTTGGTGAATAAATCAAGAAACAGCAGAAGGCTTTCCCTCTATTTGTCTCTATATCATACCCAGTCAATAGTAGGAATTAGATGGAAATGAAATCTGAATTGTGTTGGAGGGGATTACTCTTTATTTTAGCAATGGAAAGTTCACAGTGCAACTGTTGCCTGTTTTAAGGAAGTCTGGATTGGCAAAGTCCAGGGACGAACTTTGGTCACCCCCACAGGGAGGCAGCATAGGGGGATATTACTTTTCTGTGTCTGCACACTGGCTGAAGGAAGGTCTGCCCCAGGCACGGGTTAGTAAACAGCAGGGTGGCACATGGTCTTTGTGACCATGAAAGTGCATCAAGCAGCTATTGTCAGCATGTTAATCCTGTTTTGTGTCCTTTGTGCGCATAAATGTTCTCAATAAGCAACACTAAgtgtctttttttaatatttgtcttTCAGAAGGATGAAAATCTTCCTCATGCTGAAGCAAAGCTGTGCAGCTCTGGCCTGCAGTGGGAGAATGTTTCCATGTTTCTCACTCAACACAAGGACAAAACAAAAGTCCACAATGCCAGATACCTTGGCATGCCAAAACCATACCAAAACCACATTGCAACATGGAGCTTGAATATAATATGCTTTCATTAGagtttagaaggaaaaaaggaaaaatcagacCACTCTCAGGGAAAATCTGTCCAGGAGCAAAAGGAAGGATCAGAGGTAGCTGAGGGCATTAAACGAACTTGAAAAGCAAGATAGGAATGTTGGTAACCTCAGCACTTTTGTAGCCTGTTATTGGGAAAATACTACTCCTGAATGACTGATTAGCTGCCTGTGCTCAGGAAAGAGTGAGGCAAAAAGGATCAGCATGCTTTATCCTGGACATGTTACTATGCTGACATACTAAACAGTTAATTAAATAAGTTGCTGCATGCCATGTTTTCCATAAGCTAAGAAATAGTGGTGATGGGGGAGATGGCTTTTTGGGATCAAGGATGTGTCTGTAAATGTTGCAGCTGGCAAAGTTCACACAGCAGAGCAAGGGGGAGTGCTGGTACTCATGGTTCCTGCCAGTTCTGAAGATCTTATCACCTGTGCCTCATATTTAGATTCAATATTTGGTTATTTTTCAAAGTGTGGTACTCATGGGGGAGGAATTGTCAGCAGACCTGTTTTCTCTAATCAAAATACACTCTAATGTACTGAGATATTGCAAAAACAGGACATAGTTTTACTAGATACAATACTAGATACTAGTAGAGAAAATTCCACTGAAATTGTTTGGAACTCTTAGGAACCAAAGGACTTCACAAAGATAAGCTGTGTATCCATGTATACAAGAAAAGCATCTGGCAAGTTTTGTCAGACCCAAGTTCTCATGTTAGTATATCCCAGTTTCTGGTGGACAGTAGAGATTCCACAGATTTTGAACACATGAACAATTATTAGCAGATGTCCAAAACCAACATCAAAATCTCATTAAGTACTTGAACAGTGTCACAGTCTGCAAGAAGTCTCTCAGCAAAAAATAGCACTGCTCCTAAATGACCACCACAAAACTTGGAGTTATGCCTGTTAGACTTGTTTGCTGAAATCTGTAGGCATaaccaagaaaataatatacaaacatataattaaaaaaaaaaaatcccttctgtTGATATAAGAATTCACTGCAAGTATATATAATCTAAATCAAAACAGCAGATATGTGAAAGATACAACAATTCTGCAGAAATCTTTTAGATTTTGCTCAGTGATATGTCATTTAGTCATGTGTTATTCTCTTTGGAGTCTTCCACTGTAAACAGCTCCCGAAGTATAATGTAAACCATCAAGATTTAATTATGGACAGAAATT carries:
- the LOC110472148 gene encoding astacin-like metalloendopeptidase — protein: MELKRSLLCAALLLPAALGFPIQDNYENSTTTIEPTEVTTEENIYESPLPTETDEEDEDIFNKILKVNKDSSQFLQEGDIVPRRSRSAINCRHCNWPQSSDGIVRIPYELDPAYEESHVKGIHDAMAEFEALTCINFVKRKAERDYLSIRSADGCWSNYGKVGGGQTVSVMKGGCMWKGVIQHELEHALGFLHEHSRSDRDKHVKIMWEYISPPDRPDFKKFENSNNLDLPYDYTSVMHYGPYTFTNTTGKATIIPIPDGSVHIGQRQGMSNLDVAKINKLYNCSRCSTILDGPSGSLRSANYPRNYSDNTNCVWLIRTRSRKVSLYFQAFQLQKTRGCQGDYVKIYDGSSKSSPVLMDKTCGSKIPSGVVASSNLMLVEFITDGAHTAFGFQATFTAVRTQRRSSIHN